Proteins co-encoded in one Thermochromatium tepidum ATCC 43061 genomic window:
- a CDS encoding trypsin-like serine protease, with protein MDRNTLTGRLIPILLLVVSGAVSAAEVQLQPPGVANQASSTPISTVTAQQLRGRLGLAPSSAAATLALTDEDKKRLSLNAEAAVSGKPFMVGAVKPIDIAIDLKPIDVKSMGDQTYSFAKGLVRVAEGKLNWVMRLDTVDSSGTRLLLDNIQLPKGAKIHLYNDAGDLHSYANVGERLWTHTFTGDQLYLQVEVAEEDSDAVRFTIASAMLRYPLPPEFCPNAPCIQDASCATATDWPEIDKVRKAVAYINFIEDGWGYACSAGLLADTDPNTTIPYLLTADHCVNDPDVAATVEAWFDYRTPDCNLGCQPVPPGTFTTLGATLIQNSSVDDHSLLLLDEPPPADAWYLGWTSTPVAWSNGAMLFRLSHPRRAPQSFSTHQVDSGIDPIQYCAATTLPRGAYIFSRNVVGAVEPGSSGAPLLTASGQVVGQAYGVCGFNIDDFCDSVSNVTVDGAFANYYQWVKPWLDPDMNNLPLSVHKIGGGDGRVTAIAVRAADDTPPATQPDPPSGPVESQPEWPWQARLTISTWRLNGDWTCGGSVVHPNWILTAAHCVVDDIDGRFTTVAPSAIEVRTGSSRPDCGGQVSKVKRIVKHPKFDPVTGDSDIALLELKEPVWAEPIRPVTCEREEALACINTRGLITGWGKAEMCEASGYSMTVLKGQEARIVSPNDCRQYEGDDRNIRITSNMICARSTPANGACQLEDGSPLVVSNKRGGYVQAGIVSWSRPNQGTLINRMTDPNDYTDRINDCTLLTDDRAVYTRLANYVDWMETTTGLDFSSDVGPGVIDCGGVCVGRYAKDTRVTLIAQPDHGSFFDGWQGACSGKDTTCEVSMTQAQSVKALFRPMQPRSLCAACTP; from the coding sequence ATGGACAGAAACACGCTGACCGGGAGATTGATCCCGATCCTCTTGCTGGTTGTCTCAGGGGCCGTGTCAGCGGCTGAGGTTCAGCTGCAACCACCAGGCGTCGCCAACCAGGCGTCATCCACCCCAATATCGACGGTGACGGCACAACAGCTCAGAGGTCGCCTGGGGCTTGCACCATCCTCGGCCGCCGCCACGCTCGCACTGACCGATGAGGACAAAAAGCGCCTGAGCCTGAATGCCGAGGCCGCTGTCTCGGGCAAGCCCTTCATGGTGGGGGCCGTCAAGCCGATCGACATCGCCATCGATCTCAAGCCCATCGATGTCAAGTCCATGGGCGATCAGACCTACTCCTTTGCCAAGGGCCTCGTGCGCGTCGCCGAGGGTAAACTCAACTGGGTCATGCGTCTGGATACCGTCGATTCCAGCGGAACGCGGCTGCTCCTAGACAACATCCAGCTACCGAAGGGCGCCAAGATCCATCTCTATAACGACGCCGGCGACCTGCACAGCTATGCGAACGTCGGTGAGCGCCTATGGACGCACACCTTCACCGGTGATCAACTCTATCTCCAGGTCGAGGTCGCCGAAGAGGATTCGGACGCTGTGCGCTTTACCATCGCCTCGGCCATGCTGCGCTATCCATTGCCACCTGAGTTCTGTCCTAATGCCCCCTGCATCCAGGATGCCTCCTGTGCCACGGCCACCGACTGGCCTGAGATCGACAAGGTGCGCAAGGCGGTCGCCTACATCAACTTCATTGAGGATGGCTGGGGCTATGCCTGTAGCGCTGGGTTGTTGGCCGATACCGACCCGAACACCACCATCCCCTATCTCCTCACGGCCGATCACTGTGTGAATGATCCAGATGTCGCGGCCACGGTCGAGGCCTGGTTCGATTACCGGACACCAGACTGCAATCTTGGCTGTCAACCGGTGCCGCCTGGTACCTTCACCACCCTGGGTGCGACCCTGATCCAGAACTCGTCTGTCGATGATCATAGTCTCCTGCTCCTCGATGAGCCGCCGCCTGCCGATGCCTGGTATCTGGGCTGGACCAGCACGCCCGTGGCCTGGTCCAATGGGGCCATGCTCTTTCGCCTGAGTCATCCCAGGCGCGCACCGCAGTCCTTCTCAACCCATCAAGTCGACAGCGGGATCGATCCAATCCAGTACTGCGCTGCCACGACCCTGCCGCGCGGTGCCTATATCTTCAGCCGCAATGTCGTCGGCGCGGTCGAGCCGGGCAGCAGTGGTGCCCCGCTGTTGACGGCCAGCGGGCAGGTCGTCGGTCAGGCCTATGGGGTCTGTGGCTTCAACATCGACGACTTCTGTGATTCGGTCTCCAACGTCACGGTCGACGGCGCCTTTGCCAATTACTATCAATGGGTGAAGCCCTGGCTGGATCCGGATATGAACAATCTGCCGCTCAGCGTCCACAAGATCGGTGGCGGTGATGGGCGCGTCACGGCGATCGCCGTCCGCGCGGCCGATGACACGCCGCCGGCGACCCAGCCCGATCCCCCCTCGGGTCCGGTGGAGTCCCAGCCCGAATGGCCCTGGCAGGCACGGCTGACCATCAGCACCTGGCGTTTGAATGGCGACTGGACCTGCGGTGGCTCGGTGGTCCATCCCAACTGGATCCTGACTGCGGCCCATTGCGTGGTCGATGACATCGATGGGCGCTTCACCACGGTTGCGCCCTCGGCGATCGAGGTGCGCACCGGCTCCAGCCGACCCGATTGCGGTGGCCAGGTATCCAAGGTCAAGCGGATCGTCAAGCATCCCAAGTTCGATCCCGTCACGGGCGACAGCGACATTGCGCTGCTGGAGCTCAAGGAACCGGTCTGGGCCGAGCCGATCCGCCCCGTCACCTGTGAACGCGAGGAGGCGCTCGCCTGCATCAATACGCGCGGCCTGATCACGGGCTGGGGAAAGGCCGAGATGTGCGAGGCGTCCGGTTATTCGATGACCGTGCTCAAGGGTCAGGAGGCCAGGATCGTCAGCCCCAACGACTGCCGGCAGTATGAAGGGGACGATAGAAACATCCGCATCACCAGCAACATGATCTGCGCACGTTCGACGCCCGCCAATGGCGCCTGTCAACTGGAAGACGGTAGCCCGCTGGTGGTGAGCAACAAGCGCGGCGGCTATGTGCAGGCGGGGATCGTGAGTTGGTCGCGTCCCAATCAGGGCACACTGATCAATCGGATGACCGATCCCAATGATTACACAGATAGGATCAACGATTGCACCCTCTTGACGGATGACCGCGCCGTCTATACGCGCCTGGCCAACTATGTCGACTGGATGGAGACGACCACAGGGCTTGATTTCAGCTCGGACGTGGGGCCGGGCGTGATCGACTGTGGCGGTGTCTGCGTCGGTCGCTATGCCAAGGACACGCGCGTGACCCTGATCGCCCAACCGGATCATGGATCATTCTTCGACGGTTGGCAGGGGGCCTGTAGCGGCAAGGACACTACCTGTGAGGTCAGTATGACCCAGGCCCAGAGCGTCAAGGCGCTGTTTAGACCCATGCAGCCGCGTTCGCTGTGTGCGGCTTGCACGCCCTGA
- a CDS encoding transglycosylase SLT domain-containing protein, whose translation MSARPSAILTLTLFAVSCTLALEIRADARTDFLAAESALKGGDLETFWTLAEGLREDPLYPYLVFMELTRDLDQTPDSSLESFLSDYPDTPLAERLRPIYLGRLAKAGRWTDYARLYRPDDSIERHCLFLRALIETGRAEEALSKVEPIWLVGRSQPKECDPVFEHWIKAGRLTTDLIWARVRLALEAGHPGLARYIGRQLPESERPWLELWLRVDRTPERVLSEDPPEGSHPMRAAILAHGIATMMQPARGQRAGGRDPAPVVAALQRLEPILDEDPRARERAYGAVGRALAESGDRLGLLYWDAIAPNADNLPEQERRLRMAISLRAWDWVAKWIERMPECEIKRERWLYWLGVAQKLLGQAEVAQATLTEAARERSFWGFMAADRLDRPYNLEHRPVRVAPEQIQTLAQEPAYRRILALDQLRREVDVRREWRTLAGRLDATGLMAAARLAHDRGWHDQAIAMLARSGYWDDLEIRFPLAYRDLAAEESWQVGIEPEWIQAVMRQESVFDHAIASPAGALGLMQLMPKTAAQLATELGLARPSRWDLLNPVLNIRLGSAYLTRMRDRFGHAALATAAYNAGPARVDGWLPETCMDADLWIALIPFAETRHYVERVLSYRIIYAERLGLEPRRLREFLPPVPGRAP comes from the coding sequence GTGTCCGCACGCCCTTCCGCCATCCTAACCCTTACGCTGTTCGCCGTCTCCTGCACCCTGGCCCTGGAGATCCGCGCCGACGCCCGCACGGATTTTCTCGCCGCCGAGTCGGCCCTCAAAGGCGGCGACCTGGAGACCTTTTGGACCCTGGCTGAGGGTCTGCGCGAAGATCCGCTTTATCCCTATCTGGTCTTCATGGAGCTGACACGCGATCTGGACCAGACGCCGGACTCAAGCCTCGAGTCCTTCCTCTCCGACTATCCAGATACCCCGCTGGCCGAACGGTTGCGTCCGATCTATCTAGGTCGGCTGGCCAAGGCCGGACGCTGGACAGACTATGCGCGTCTCTATCGTCCGGATGACTCGATCGAGCGCCATTGTCTTTTTCTGCGCGCACTGATCGAGACCGGGCGCGCCGAGGAGGCGCTGTCTAAGGTCGAACCGATCTGGTTAGTGGGCCGGTCACAGCCTAAGGAGTGTGACCCTGTGTTCGAGCACTGGATCAAGGCGGGACGGCTGACCACGGATCTGATCTGGGCGCGCGTCCGGCTGGCCCTGGAGGCCGGTCACCCAGGGCTGGCGCGTTATATCGGTCGGCAACTACCCGAGTCCGAGCGGCCCTGGTTAGAGCTCTGGCTCAGGGTCGATCGCACGCCCGAGCGCGTCCTCAGCGAGGACCCGCCTGAGGGGTCCCATCCGATGCGCGCCGCCATCCTCGCGCACGGGATCGCGACCATGATGCAGCCGGCCCGCGGGCAGCGTGCAGGCGGGCGCGATCCAGCGCCTGTGGTTGCGGCCTTGCAACGGCTCGAACCAATCCTAGACGAGGACCCGCGTGCCCGGGAGCGGGCCTATGGCGCGGTCGGACGTGCGCTGGCCGAATCTGGCGATCGCCTGGGGTTGCTCTACTGGGATGCCATCGCGCCAAATGCAGACAATCTGCCCGAGCAGGAACGTCGTCTGCGCATGGCCATCAGCCTCCGCGCCTGGGACTGGGTGGCCAAATGGATCGAGCGGATGCCTGAGTGTGAGATCAAGCGCGAGCGTTGGCTCTATTGGCTGGGCGTGGCCCAAAAGCTCCTTGGGCAGGCCGAGGTGGCCCAGGCGACCCTGACCGAGGCGGCACGTGAGCGCAGCTTTTGGGGCTTTATGGCGGCTGATCGTCTGGATCGGCCCTACAATCTCGAACACCGCCCGGTGCGGGTTGCGCCCGAGCAGATCCAGACCCTGGCCCAGGAACCGGCCTATCGACGCATCCTCGCGCTCGACCAGCTCAGGCGCGAGGTCGATGTCCGGCGCGAATGGCGCACGCTGGCCGGTCGGTTGGACGCGACAGGACTCATGGCCGCCGCCCGGCTGGCGCACGATCGCGGCTGGCACGATCAGGCCATCGCCATGCTCGCCCGCTCAGGCTATTGGGACGATCTGGAGATCCGCTTTCCGCTCGCCTATCGCGATCTAGCCGCCGAAGAGTCCTGGCAGGTCGGGATCGAGCCAGAGTGGATCCAGGCTGTGATGCGTCAGGAGAGCGTGTTCGACCATGCCATCGCCTCGCCGGCGGGGGCGCTCGGCCTGATGCAGCTGATGCCGAAGACCGCTGCACAACTGGCCACTGAACTGGGTCTTGCCCGACCCTCGCGCTGGGATCTGCTCAATCCAGTGCTCAATATCCGGCTTGGCAGTGCCTATCTGACCCGGATGCGAGACCGTTTCGGCCATGCGGCCCTGGCCACGGCGGCCTACAATGCCGGTCCAGCGCGTGTCGATGGTTGGTTGCCCGAGACCTGTATGGACGCCGATCTCTGGATCGCGCTCATCCCCTTTGCTGAGACGCGCCACTATGTCGAGCGTGTCTTAAGCTACCGGATCATCTATGCCGAGCGGCTTGGGCTGGAGCCGCGACGCCTGCGCGAATTCCTGCCGCCTGTGCCCGGACGCGCCCCTTGA
- a CDS encoding type II toxin-antitoxin system VapC family toxin: protein MSYVLDTSALLAKVYGETGAARIESALLGDSCFMSSVNLAEFASKCADQGMTRADVEIVLDGFDIEAVDFDADLALATGVLRASTRHLGLSLGDRACLALAQRLNATALTADRAWKAIDPALELKIECVCD, encoded by the coding sequence GTGAGCTACGTGCTCGACACCTCGGCCCTGCTGGCCAAAGTCTATGGCGAGACCGGTGCAGCTCGCATCGAGTCGGCGTTGCTGGGCGACTCGTGCTTCATGTCGTCGGTCAATCTGGCCGAGTTTGCGAGCAAATGTGCCGATCAGGGCATGACACGAGCGGATGTGGAGATCGTTCTGGACGGTTTCGACATCGAGGCCGTGGATTTCGACGCCGATCTTGCCCTCGCCACCGGCGTCCTGCGCGCGTCCACCCGCCACCTGGGCCTCTCGCTTGGCGATCGAGCTTGCCTTGCGCTCGCCCAACGCCTGAACGCGACCGCGCTCACCGCCGATCGGGCCTGGAAGGCGATCGACCCGGCACTCGAACTCAAGATCGAATGTGTCTGCGATTGA
- a CDS encoding AbrB/MazE/SpoVT family DNA-binding domain-containing protein, whose product MYSIKMSEGGRVVVPAEVRRALGVSEGETLVGELRDGEFVLTTKRARMEAAVRYFQKFCPPQPGRSLVDEFIAERRAEAAREDGDT is encoded by the coding sequence ATGTATTCAATAAAAATGTCAGAAGGCGGCCGTGTTGTCGTGCCTGCAGAAGTACGCCGGGCACTGGGTGTGTCGGAAGGTGAAACGCTCGTGGGCGAACTGCGCGATGGCGAGTTCGTGTTGACGACCAAGCGCGCACGCATGGAAGCGGCGGTCAGGTATTTCCAGAAATTTTGTCCGCCGCAACCCGGGCGCTCCCTGGTCGATGAATTCATTGCCGAACGGCGCGCCGAAGCGGCACGCGAGGACGGCGACACGTGA
- a CDS encoding c-type cytochrome domain-containing protein yields the protein MNKHLSRFAVGLPLILVALSGCKHSGEVSFARDVQPILKKHCVECHLTNGQGHAASGFLVESYDSVMKGTRFGPVVVPGDALSSSLYRLVAGEVDPSIRMPHRKDPLPSAELVVIERWINQGAKNN from the coding sequence ATGAACAAACACCTGTCCCGTTTTGCCGTTGGATTGCCCCTCATCCTGGTGGCCCTCAGTGGTTGCAAGCACTCCGGTGAAGTGAGCTTCGCCAGGGATGTCCAGCCCATTCTCAAGAAGCATTGTGTCGAGTGTCACCTGACCAATGGCCAGGGCCATGCCGCTAGCGGCTTCCTGGTCGAGTCCTACGACAGCGTGATGAAGGGCACCAGGTTCGGCCCCGTGGTTGTTCCAGGAGACGCCCTGTCGAGCAGTCTCTACCGTCTGGTGGCCGGAGAGGTGGATCCATCCATCCGGATGCCGCACCGCAAGGATCCCTTGCCGTCTGCTGAGCTCGTCGTCATCGAGCGTTGGATCAATCAGGGCGCCAAGAACAACTAA